In a genomic window of Chloroflexota bacterium:
- a CDS encoding TrkA family potassium uptake protein gives MAKQVVVIGLGRFGVGLATTLLSMGYDVLALDADEKRVEAVAPHIMRAVQADATDEAILRELGVDKFDVAVVAVGSDIQNSVLATILLKKLGVRYVIARADNDLHGTILDKIGADKVVHPVREMGSRVAHGLTLTNVLDYMPVAPSYGIVKLVPPNSFVGRTLYELGLGREGKWEVGVLLIQREKEIIVTPDQMEVVRPDDIMIVSGNDDRLEELLTEARKVRLPEEEG, from the coding sequence ATGGCAAAGCAAGTAGTGGTTATAGGTCTGGGACGCTTTGGGGTCGGTCTGGCCACTACCCTGTTGAGCATGGGATATGACGTATTGGCCCTGGATGCTGATGAGAAGAGAGTCGAGGCAGTTGCGCCTCATATAATGCGCGCTGTTCAGGCAGATGCTACCGATGAGGCTATTCTGAGGGAATTGGGCGTTGACAAGTTCGACGTGGCTGTAGTAGCCGTGGGATCGGATATACAAAACAGCGTGCTGGCGACAATTCTTCTGAAGAAGCTGGGGGTTCGGTATGTGATAGCCAGGGCCGACAATGACTTGCACGGCACTATCCTTGACAAAATCGGTGCTGACAAGGTTGTCCATCCCGTGCGCGAAATGGGGTCCAGGGTGGCACATGGGTTGACCCTGACCAATGTTCTGGACTACATGCCGGTGGCACCCAGTTATGGGATTGTTAAGCTGGTGCCGCCGAACAGCTTTGTAGGGAGGACGCTGTATGAGCTTGGGTTAGGCCGTGAAGGCAAGTGGGAGGTGGGAGTACTTCTGATTCAGCGTGAAAAGGAAATCATTGTCACCCCGGACCAGATGGAGGTTGTCAGGCCGGATGACATCATGATAGTGTCGGGTAATGATGACAGGCTAGAGGAGTTGCTGACCGAGGCCAGGAAGGTCAGACTACCGGAGGAAGAAGGATAA
- a CDS encoding TrkH family potassium uptake protein — MQPRKPQKLGDRIFRISRSRVEPWRVPLAMARVPSRFHNMPFALLVYGFAGIIALGALLLWLPMSSKAGEFTSFPNALFTSTSAVCVTGLAVVDTGTYWSSFGQGVILVLIQIGGLGFMTGATLLLLAFGRRLGLREKILVRESLGVERLGGLVPLVMGIAVFTLVVESLAAVIFYARFSSQSPPSTAAWQSIFHAVSAFNNCGLDIFGDFRSLTGYQGDPWVLLTTAALIILGGISFIVVFDVFGVRRFNRLALDTKIVLTTTLALLALGTIVILVTEFNNELTLGPMSWPQKVLDAFFQSVTPRTAGFNVIAIGSMASFSLFFTIMLMFVGGASGSTAGGIKVNTFGMLLATVWSTIRGKEHPGAFGREFRAQQIHRALTVAMLSLGLVAIVTLVLTITEKTDFIRVLFETVSAFGTVGLSTGITPGLSLAGKLIITFTMFAGRLGPLTLALSLVQSQQPSAYRYPQGDVRIG, encoded by the coding sequence ATGCAACCACGAAAACCCCAGAAGCTGGGAGACAGGATATTTCGTATATCCCGGTCTCGGGTGGAGCCATGGCGGGTTCCTCTGGCCATGGCCCGCGTACCATCGAGATTCCACAACATGCCGTTTGCCTTGCTGGTGTACGGCTTTGCCGGCATAATCGCTCTGGGTGCACTTCTTCTCTGGTTACCCATGTCGAGCAAGGCAGGCGAGTTCACCTCCTTCCCTAACGCTCTCTTCACGTCTACTTCAGCGGTATGTGTCACGGGCCTTGCTGTGGTGGATACTGGGACCTATTGGAGTTCTTTTGGTCAGGGTGTGATCCTGGTTCTGATTCAAATCGGTGGACTTGGTTTCATGACCGGTGCCACTCTTCTTTTACTTGCCTTTGGCCGGAGGCTCGGTCTGCGAGAGAAGATACTCGTCAGAGAGTCTCTGGGCGTGGAGAGATTGGGTGGCCTGGTGCCGCTGGTCATGGGCATTGCAGTCTTTACCCTGGTTGTCGAAAGCCTTGCGGCGGTGATCTTCTATGCCAGGTTCTCCAGCCAGAGTCCGCCGTCAACGGCAGCCTGGCAGTCGATATTTCATGCGGTTTCGGCCTTCAACAACTGTGGGCTCGATATCTTCGGCGACTTCCGGAGCTTAACCGGTTACCAAGGTGATCCCTGGGTGTTGCTGACAACGGCTGCGCTTATCATCCTGGGTGGTATCAGTTTCATAGTGGTGTTTGATGTCTTTGGTGTCAGGAGATTCAACAGGCTGGCGCTTGATACCAAGATCGTGCTGACTACTACCCTCGCCTTACTGGCCTTGGGTACAATAGTCATCCTGGTCACTGAATTCAACAATGAGCTTACGCTCGGCCCAATGTCCTGGCCGCAGAAGGTGCTTGATGCCTTCTTCCAGTCTGTAACCCCCAGGACTGCCGGCTTCAATGTCATTGCCATAGGCAGTATGGCATCCTTTTCGCTCTTCTTCACCATAATGCTTATGTTTGTGGGTGGAGCCTCGGGTTCAACAGCCGGCGGTATCAAAGTCAATACCTTTGGCATGCTTCTGGCCACTGTGTGGAGCACAATCAGAGGCAAGGAACATCCTGGGGCTTTCGGCCGGGAGTTCAGGGCACAGCAGATACATCGAGCGTTGACTGTGGCGATGCTTTCTTTGGGCCTCGTAGCCATCGTGACCTTGGTATTGACAATCACGGAGAAAACCGATTTCATTAGAGTCCTCTTTGAGACAGTCTCTGCTTTTGGCACTGTGGGTTTGTCAACGGGGATAACCCCTGGCCTATCTCTGGCTGGCAAGCTGATCATCACTTTTACTATGTTTGCTGGAAGACTCGGCCCTCTGACTCTGGCACTGTCTCTTGTCCAGAGCCAGCAGCCAAGTGCATACCGATATCCTCAAGGAGATGTGAGAATTGGATAG
- the moaC gene encoding cyclic pyranopterin monophosphate synthase MoaC gives MNKEDRVHMIDIGEKPDSEREAIAKGRIKMQASTLKMLREASLPKGDALAAAQVAGIMAAKKTPQLIPLCHPLLLTEVKVGFDFDGKRGMVEITASVRTFGKTGVEMEALTAVAVSALTIYDMCKSVDPAIQIENIRLVKKSGGKSGVVVLE, from the coding sequence ATGAATAAGGAAGATCGGGTTCATATGATTGACATAGGCGAAAAGCCTGACTCAGAACGAGAGGCCATAGCGAAGGGCCGGATCAAGATGCAGGCCTCCACGCTGAAGATGCTTCGCGAAGCAAGTTTGCCCAAAGGCGATGCTCTGGCTGCAGCGCAGGTGGCTGGCATTATGGCAGCGAAGAAAACACCGCAGTTGATACCTTTGTGCCATCCCTTACTGCTTACCGAAGTCAAAGTGGGATTTGATTTTGATGGGAAGAGGGGAATGGTAGAGATTACCGCCAGTGTCAGAACGTTTGGCAAGACAGGGGTTGAGATGGAGGCACTGACTGCGGTAGCTGTGAGTGCCCTGACAATCTATGACATGTGTAAAAGTGTTGACCCGGCAATACAGATAGAGAATATCCGCCTCGTTAAGAAAAGTGGGGGCAAGAGTGGGGTGGTTGTTCTCGAGTGA
- the moaA gene encoding GTP 3',8-cyclase MoaA codes for MSDSFQRPISYLRISVTDRCNLRCIYCMPPEGVPLMPRTEILSYEEILMVVRVAAGMGISKVRISGGEPLVRVDLVSLIRMLSQIKGIDDISLTTNGVLLKYHAGELKEAGMQRVNVSLDTLRRERFKQITGYDKLSDVLDGIEEARKVKLDPVKINMVVMRGTNDDEIVDFALLSREGWNVRFIELMPLLNNEGGHPEFVSAKEMWSIITASLGELKSCSPPVGNGPASYYQLPGAVGTIGFITPVSSHFCFRCNRLRLTADGRLLPCLLADEEIDLRSPLRKGASSEEIRRLILQAIVSKPEGHRVEQGIVPRRSMTQVGG; via the coding sequence ATCTCCGATTCCTTCCAGCGTCCTATCAGTTATCTGCGTATTTCTGTTACGGACCGCTGCAACCTGCGCTGCATATACTGTATGCCCCCCGAAGGCGTTCCCTTGATGCCCCGCACTGAGATTCTCAGTTATGAAGAGATTTTAATGGTGGTTCGAGTGGCGGCGGGGATGGGTATTAGCAAGGTGAGGATCAGTGGTGGAGAACCATTGGTTAGGGTGGATTTGGTGAGTCTGATAAGGATGCTCTCGCAAATCAAAGGTATTGATGATATTTCCTTGACTACAAATGGGGTGTTGCTGAAATACCATGCTGGTGAGCTTAAAGAGGCAGGAATGCAACGAGTAAATGTCAGCCTTGATACGCTGAGGAGGGAAAGGTTCAAGCAGATCACGGGCTATGACAAACTATCTGACGTCTTAGATGGTATCGAAGAAGCCCGCAAGGTCAAGCTGGACCCGGTGAAGATAAATATGGTGGTTATGCGAGGCACAAATGATGATGAGATTGTTGACTTTGCCTTGCTCAGCAGAGAAGGTTGGAACGTACGCTTCATTGAACTGATGCCGCTCCTGAATAATGAGGGGGGGCATCCGGAGTTTGTATCTGCAAAAGAGATGTGGAGCATCATTACCGCCTCTTTGGGCGAGTTGAAATCATGCTCCCCGCCTGTAGGTAATGGGCCGGCCAGTTACTATCAGTTGCCTGGAGCAGTAGGCACCATTGGGTTTATTACCCCTGTTAGCAGTCATTTTTGCTTTAGATGCAATCGGCTTAGACTTACGGCCGATGGCAGACTGCTTCCTTGTCTCTTGGCCGACGAAGAGATAGACCTGCGGTCTCCTCTGCGAAAGGGGGCTTCTTCTGAAGAAATAAGACGCTTGATTCTGCAAGCGATAGTCTCCAAGCCAGAAGGTCATCGGGTGGAACAGGGGATTGTCCCGAGAAGATCAATGACTCAGGTGGGGGGGTGA
- the rdgB gene encoding RdgB/HAM1 family non-canonical purine NTP pyrophosphatase has translation MSPKLLLATRNPGKLREYSLLFQNAPFQLTTLDEEGIDLEVEEKGRTLQENAELKAAGYAIDSRFLVVADDSGLEVDALEGGPGPLSARYAGEGASDRERIMLLLSRLQGVPWEKRLAHFRCVIAIGSTPKIVGLCEGKCSGIISFELRGNQGFGYDPIFYLPELGRTMAELSLDEKNRVSHRGEAARKALQVLERIWQETRR, from the coding sequence TTGAGCCCCAAACTACTTCTGGCTACTAGGAACCCTGGCAAGTTACGGGAGTATTCCCTTCTTTTTCAGAATGCTCCTTTCCAGTTGACCACTCTGGATGAAGAAGGTATAGACTTGGAAGTGGAGGAGAAGGGGCGTACTTTGCAGGAGAACGCAGAGCTCAAAGCGGCTGGTTATGCTATTGATAGCCGATTCCTTGTTGTAGCAGATGATTCTGGGCTTGAAGTGGATGCATTGGAGGGGGGGCCGGGACCGCTTTCTGCTCGATATGCTGGTGAAGGTGCTTCCGATAGAGAAAGGATTATGCTTTTGTTATCCCGTCTTCAGGGGGTGCCTTGGGAGAAGCGCCTGGCTCACTTCAGGTGTGTCATAGCCATCGGCTCCACTCCAAAGATAGTTGGGCTATGCGAAGGCAAGTGCTCGGGTATCATCAGTTTTGAACTCAGGGGTAACCAGGGCTTTGGCTATGACCCAATATTCTATCTTCCAGAACTGGGTAGGACTATGGCTGAACTGTCATTAGATGAGAAGAATCGGGTGAGTCATAGAGGGGAAGCCGCCCGAAAGGCGCTTCAGGTTTTGGAGCGTATATGGCAGGAGACCAGGCGATGA
- the cobO gene encoding cob(I)yrinic acid a,c-diamide adenosyltransferase: MRGLVQIFTGDGKGKTSAALGVAIRALGHGLRVHITSFMKGDYPYGEQQIMALSPNISLARFGHRDFVDPANVRPEEKEQAGQALDDARRAVLSGDYDLVVLDEVNIAAAWNLVDVRDVVELIKQKPDNVELILTGRYADERLIEIADLVTEMKEIKHPYKRGVPSRAGIDY, translated from the coding sequence ATGAGAGGGCTTGTTCAGATTTTCACTGGAGATGGCAAAGGCAAGACTTCAGCGGCGTTGGGGGTGGCCATCCGTGCGCTGGGGCATGGTTTGCGGGTTCACATTACCTCGTTCATGAAAGGAGATTATCCTTATGGCGAACAGCAGATCATGGCTCTCTCGCCTAATATAAGCCTGGCCAGGTTTGGACACCGGGATTTTGTTGATCCGGCGAATGTGAGACCGGAGGAGAAAGAACAAGCAGGGCAGGCCTTGGATGATGCCCGGAGGGCTGTCCTTAGCGGTGACTATGACTTAGTAGTGCTGGACGAGGTCAACATTGCTGCGGCCTGGAATCTGGTGGATGTGAGGGATGTGGTTGAGTTGATCAAGCAGAAACCGGACAACGTAGAGCTTATCCTCACCGGGCGGTATGCTGATGAGAGGCTTATTGAAATTGCGGATTTGGTAACAGAGATGAAGGAAATCAAGCATCCCTATAAGAGGGGAGTACCAAGCAGAGCAGGAATTGACTATTGA
- the dnaN gene encoding DNA polymerase III subunit beta produces the protein MKLSCLQENFSKGLGIVGRAVAARTTLPITNNVLLATEQSRLRLTATNLEIAISCWIGAMVEEEGAITVPARLLNEFVNSLPSDKIDLNLAHHTLELKCARFEARISGIDAEDFPPIPKIGDGTSYQIEPEALRMAINQVVFATASEDTRPVLTGVCAEFEGDSLTLAAADGFRLAVHKAPLANPVAERVEIIIPGRSLIEINRLLADQEELVEIAVSPSKSQVLFRLKDIEMMSQLIQGTFPNYRQLIPQSSSSRSVVTTPEFLRATKTASIFARDGNGIVRLQINPSAESKQGRMSISARSEQVGDNVGEIDAQVAGEAAKIAFNGKYLIDVLSVLHEGQVALETTTPSSPGVIRPVGSDNYVHIIMPMFVQW, from the coding sequence ATGAAGTTATCCTGTCTTCAAGAGAACTTTAGTAAAGGACTGGGCATAGTCGGCAGAGCAGTGGCTGCGAGGACGACTCTGCCCATTACCAACAACGTACTTCTGGCTACAGAACAGTCCCGTCTCAGGCTTACTGCCACCAATCTCGAGATTGCCATCAGTTGCTGGATCGGTGCTATGGTGGAAGAAGAGGGTGCTATTACCGTGCCAGCAAGGCTTCTTAATGAATTCGTCAACTCTCTCCCAAGCGATAAAATTGATCTCAACCTAGCCCACCACACCCTGGAGCTAAAGTGCGCCAGGTTTGAAGCCCGTATCAGTGGGATAGATGCTGAGGATTTCCCCCCTATCCCCAAAATTGGCGATGGGACAAGTTATCAAATCGAGCCAGAGGCTCTTCGCATGGCAATTAACCAGGTCGTATTTGCCACCGCCTCCGAGGATACCCGACCAGTACTTACAGGTGTCTGCGCTGAGTTTGAAGGTGATAGCCTTACCCTGGCCGCCGCCGACGGCTTCAGGTTGGCAGTTCACAAGGCTCCTCTGGCTAACCCAGTAGCAGAAAGGGTAGAAATTATCATTCCGGGGCGTTCCCTCATAGAGATAAACCGTCTTCTGGCCGATCAAGAGGAACTGGTAGAGATAGCTGTCAGTCCCAGTAAGAGCCAAGTGCTCTTCCGGCTGAAGGATATAGAAATGATGTCCCAGTTAATACAAGGCACCTTCCCCAACTACAGGCAACTCATTCCCCAAAGCTCCAGCAGCCGATCGGTAGTGACCACTCCAGAATTCCTCAGAGCCACAAAGACTGCCTCTATATTTGCCCGGGATGGCAACGGCATTGTGCGCCTGCAGATAAACCCGAGTGCAGAGTCCAAACAGGGAAGGATGAGCATCTCTGCTCGCTCAGAACAGGTTGGGGATAACGTCGGAGAGATTGATGCCCAGGTGGCAGGCGAAGCCGCTAAGATTGCCTTCAACGGCAAATACCTCATAGATGTGCTCAGTGTTCTCCACGAGGGTCAGGTAGCCCTGGAAACCACCACTCCTTCAAGCCCAGGAGTTATCCGGCCCGTAGGTTCAGACAATTATGTCCACATAATAATGCCCATGTTTGTCCAGTGGTGA
- a CDS encoding recombinase family protein has protein sequence MNAAIYCRVSTEGQEQDGTSLQTQLEACLKYCQRKGDEVACRFSEAWSGLSLERPRLAELREVVRSETIDSLVVYSLDRFSRDPVHGVILMQELDKHGVLLEAATESVDNSEVGKLVFYIKGYAAKLDAERRRDATGRGKQAMLKSGRLPQGTGIGIYGYKWDKESKKRIPLEHESKVVQHMFQMVADGDSCFKVARTLNEASVASKSGKKWQARVVSYILRNSAYCGLTYFGQTAGGHGKRTSTPRESWTLLADATPAIISKELFDRVQGNLAKSKELHTGKAKHEYPLTGFAVCAHCGSPLVGSCLRGNYRYYHCRGTYPTASREKICDARYIKADWLEGVVWEKVKSVLSTPEVLLAEIRKQTDREQAQFSTGAVEQEIRDLNRRMKRYTGQERRLMKVLRLGVATSDIVLDELNQMKRERESDEKRLASLFHTKENLAKMIDMEASLKELCARVIPDLDNCSNQDKKDAYTYLALQIKATPEGADIKGFLDPCVLTTGQTWALLCGHNCLNLRAG, from the coding sequence ATGAATGCTGCTATCTATTGCCGAGTCAGCACGGAAGGCCAGGAGCAAGACGGGACAAGTCTGCAAACTCAACTTGAAGCCTGCCTGAAGTATTGCCAGAGAAAAGGTGATGAGGTGGCTTGCAGGTTCAGTGAGGCATGGTCTGGACTATCCCTTGAAAGGCCAAGACTGGCCGAGTTAAGGGAAGTTGTGAGATCAGAAACGATAGATTCATTGGTTGTTTATAGCTTAGACCGCTTCTCCCGTGACCCTGTGCATGGGGTGATACTCATGCAGGAATTAGACAAGCACGGTGTTTTGCTTGAGGCTGCCACCGAGAGTGTTGACAATTCGGAAGTTGGCAAGCTGGTTTTCTACATCAAAGGCTATGCTGCCAAACTTGACGCAGAACGACGCCGGGATGCTACCGGGCGCGGCAAGCAGGCCATGTTGAAAAGCGGGAGGCTTCCACAAGGGACTGGCATCGGCATATATGGCTACAAGTGGGATAAGGAATCCAAGAAGCGGATACCGCTTGAGCACGAGAGCAAGGTTGTTCAGCATATGTTCCAGATGGTGGCTGATGGTGACAGTTGCTTCAAGGTAGCGCGGACTCTCAATGAAGCCTCAGTAGCATCGAAGTCGGGTAAGAAATGGCAAGCACGTGTCGTGAGCTACATACTGCGCAATTCAGCCTATTGTGGGCTTACGTATTTCGGGCAAACTGCGGGTGGACATGGGAAGCGAACGAGTACACCCCGTGAATCATGGACACTCCTTGCAGATGCGACGCCTGCCATCATCAGCAAGGAATTGTTTGATCGCGTACAGGGCAACTTGGCAAAGTCTAAGGAGTTGCATACCGGAAAGGCCAAGCACGAGTACCCGTTGACTGGGTTTGCCGTATGTGCTCATTGTGGAAGCCCTCTGGTGGGAAGCTGTCTCAGGGGCAACTATCGCTACTACCATTGCCGGGGGACATATCCCACTGCCTCAAGAGAAAAGATATGTGATGCCCGGTACATCAAGGCCGATTGGCTTGAGGGCGTGGTTTGGGAGAAGGTTAAGAGTGTTCTGAGTACACCTGAAGTCTTGCTTGCTGAAATACGAAAGCAGACTGACAGAGAACAAGCCCAATTCTCAACAGGCGCCGTGGAACAGGAGATCAGGGATCTCAACCGTAGAATGAAGCGGTATACGGGGCAAGAGCGCAGATTGATGAAGGTTTTGAGGCTGGGAGTCGCCACCTCTGATATTGTTCTTGACGAACTGAATCAGATGAAAAGGGAGCGGGAATCCGATGAGAAGAGGCTGGCCAGCCTCTTCCACACGAAAGAGAACCTGGCCAAGATGATTGATATGGAGGCCAGTCTCAAAGAGCTATGCGCCCGTGTTATCCCAGACCTGGACAACTGCTCGAATCAGGACAAGAAAGATGCCTACACGTACCTTGCCTTGCAGATCAAGGCTACACCTGAAGGCGCCGACATCAAGGGTTTCCTCGACCCGTGCGTACTCACCACTGGACAAACATGGGCATTATTATGTGGACATAATTGTCTGAACCTACGGGCCGGATAA